A single genomic interval of Musa acuminata AAA Group cultivar baxijiao chromosome BXJ3-4, Cavendish_Baxijiao_AAA, whole genome shotgun sequence harbors:
- the LOC135637090 gene encoding uncharacterized protein LOC135637090: MMASSGAEVVAAGDGPVLSLMSKRLRALRKKYNRILQMEESLAQGKPLNKEQEEVLRSKPAIAVLIDEYEKLRQPLAVALQEELALTAASPPPSFPPPAVQEETHVPAAASAVKEEPDLAVRDILTLLYFGCLFDVKPQSEFAATMLTRTHERGCCLTYDYVTDDAIELLGERDLDAISALGSLVTSRPVYSGVSHKNALEACLQHAKHWLSSADQPLLTGTSITYAELREKLNKILASDYFTTTPEMKAPGDVAAAVGKYGVACQVPISESMVAPSPVVQTEGAPTPAPVSCQQKVDEQQNQMEEVHPDRLVIDEPLKMDEPDMVSSLDAAFDQQEQQKQEADVEDQNQRDTEQTEQQYISRSYRNQRGDIGDRGSGGRRGYSNGSGGRGDYQNGQGQGQYYDSGFYPKNYYNTNA; this comes from the exons ATGATGGCGTCGTCGGGTGCCGAGGTGGTGGCGGCGGGAGATGGGCCGGTGCTGAGCCTGATGAGCAAGCGCCTCCGAGCCCTGCGGAAGAAATACAACCGCATCCTCCAGATGGAGGAGAGCCTCGCCCAGGGCAAGCCCCTCAACAAGGAGCAGGAGGAGGTACTCCGCTCCAAGCCTGCCATCGCCGTCCTCATCGACGAGTATGAGAAGCTCCGCCAGCCCCTCGCCGTCGCCCTTCAGGAGGAGCTTGCCCTCACCGCCGCCtcccctcctccttcctttcctcCCCCCGCCGTCCAAGAAGAAACCCATGTCCCCGCTGCTGCCTCGGCCGTCAAGGAGGAGCCCGATCTGGCTGTTAGGGACATCTTGACGTTGCTATATTTCGGGTGCCTATTTGATGTCAAGCCGCAGAGCGAGTTCGCGGCCACGATGTTGACGAGGACCCACGAGCGTGGCTGCTGCTTGACCTACGACTACGTGACGGACGACGCCATTGAGCTGCTGGGGGAAAGGGACCTCGACGCGATCTCGGCGCTCGGCTCGCTTGTCACCTCCCGGCCGGTCTATTCGGGGGTCTCGCACAAGAACGCGCTTGAGGCCTGCCTCCAGCATGCGAAGCATTGGTTGTCAAGTGCTGATCAGCCTCTCCTTACGGGGACCTCTATCACTT ATGCTGAGTTGAGGGAGAAGCTGAACAAGATTTTGGCTTCGGATTATTTCACCACTACACCGGAGATGAAGGCTCCTGGGGATGTGGCTGCGGCAGTGGGAAAGTATGGTGTTGCTTGTCAAGTTCCGATCAGTGAATCTATGGTGGCGCCATCACCAGTGGTTCAAACAGAAGGCGCCCCCACTCCAGCTCCAGTCAGTTGTCAACAAAAG GTGGATGAGCAGCAAAACCAAATGGAGGAAGTTCATCCTGATCGTCTTGTTATTGATGAACCTCTGAAGATG GATGAACCAGACATGGTAAGCTCCCTGGACGCCGCCTTTGATCAACAGGAGCAGCAAAAACAAGAAGCAGATGTGGAGGACCAAAACCAGAGGGACACAGAGCAAACGGAACAACAATATATTTCCCGATCCTACCGCAATCAGAGAGGCGACATCGGTGACAGAGGCAGCGGTGGCCGGAGGGGTTATTCAAACGGTAGTGGCGGCAGAGGTGATTACCAGAATGGACAGGGTCAGGGTCAGTACTATGACTCTGGCTTTTATCCTAAAAACTATTATAACACAAATGCCTAA